The following coding sequences are from one Candidatus Nitronereus thalassa window:
- a CDS encoding chlorite dismutase family protein translates to MHIFRVMLMSFLVFLVGNPALTLAAGSQVHGTFALFKVNPTWTRLSIEEKAKGVQEATAVVESFKDQITLDSYWTYGLTTDSHFLIRLQSSEAKINQELLTKLAGSGLGQHLDLEFTISGITKGLNYAPEFPDLLAQLKAAKYEGDPSTYVIMIPTRKSAEWWNLPKEERVALIREHTVPTLPYLKTVKRKLYHATGLADADFITIFETNNLEDFNNLVLALRMVKEDQYNVRLGSPTVLGTLKSWNEVGALLSK, encoded by the coding sequence ATGCATATTTTCAGGGTTATGTTGATGAGTTTCTTGGTATTTTTGGTAGGTAATCCGGCCTTAACCCTGGCGGCAGGTTCCCAAGTGCATGGCACGTTTGCCCTCTTCAAAGTCAACCCTACGTGGACAAGGCTTTCTATTGAAGAGAAGGCCAAAGGAGTTCAGGAGGCGACGGCGGTGGTCGAGTCCTTTAAAGATCAAATCACTCTTGATTCCTATTGGACCTATGGACTAACGACCGATTCCCATTTCTTGATTCGGCTACAATCCTCTGAGGCAAAGATCAATCAGGAACTGCTTACCAAACTTGCAGGGTCAGGATTAGGGCAACATCTTGATCTGGAATTTACTATCAGCGGTATTACCAAAGGCCTGAATTATGCCCCAGAATTCCCGGATCTCTTGGCCCAACTCAAAGCCGCCAAGTATGAAGGCGATCCATCGACCTACGTGATTATGATTCCGACCAGGAAAAGCGCGGAATGGTGGAATCTGCCCAAGGAAGAACGTGTAGCCTTGATTCGAGAACACACCGTACCCACTCTGCCCTATTTGAAAACGGTGAAAAGAAAGCTCTACCACGCCACAGGTCTCGCCGATGCGGACTTTATTACCATTTTCGAAACCAATAATTTGGAGGATTTCAATAACCTGGTTCTGGCCCTACGGATGGTAAAGGAAGATCAATATAACGTCCGGCTTGGGAGTCCCACCGTCTTAGGAACTTTAAAGTCTTGGAACGAGGTAGGAGCCTTATTGTCAAAATAA
- a CDS encoding type II CAAX endopeptidase family protein produces the protein MTSWPYQESASANTQRTPVEFSLFVTVCFGTIFLACLGFLIFAHLSMPRLERIPSPERALEIITNQVMGLRDGLKQVSDLERQMMSVVDPTGEELQQCIEWYSELTEINTDPLSALYLAILEGEAGQIHAVQMKVHMWKDWALPFPFYSAVLQAAYLSEEVDPIQAHALQAQIAEHLPSGWFYRRIALQIAERSHDEGLQVSLAAASQRHAQRLVSNNRLLGGAQIMAVMGGLMAMVMLWRRWKWGGAVALRVGEVSFPPRWTGGNGVVVLIRGGGIASLLIISLSVTGLDPSVLQFLIPISIHIPILGLAYYYLWQPNGLSLRQAVGLKIVEGGWLRVTWFALTLFTLGVGGGWVIGFFAQNFETSLHWTDWFDPTMIQGTAWDLLPPLLSYTILAPLFEELVFRGVLYSTLRRYWNAPIAMVVSALIFSLAHGYGTFGLITIFWSGLLWAWAYEKTGSILPGMVAHALNNSLVCATVLLLVRPG, from the coding sequence GTGACTTCTTGGCCTTATCAAGAATCGGCTTCTGCTAACACCCAAAGGACACCTGTCGAATTTTCCTTGTTTGTGACAGTGTGTTTCGGAACGATATTCCTTGCCTGCCTGGGGTTCCTGATTTTTGCCCACCTGTCCATGCCCCGATTGGAGCGAATTCCTTCACCCGAGCGAGCGTTAGAGATCATCACGAATCAGGTGATGGGGCTCCGAGACGGATTGAAGCAGGTTTCCGATTTGGAGCGGCAAATGATGAGCGTGGTCGATCCTACTGGGGAGGAACTGCAGCAGTGCATTGAATGGTATTCGGAATTGACGGAAATAAATACTGATCCACTTTCGGCCCTCTACCTTGCGATATTAGAGGGGGAAGCGGGACAGATTCATGCCGTGCAAATGAAAGTCCACATGTGGAAGGATTGGGCCTTACCCTTTCCCTTTTATAGTGCCGTTCTCCAAGCCGCTTACTTGTCGGAAGAAGTCGACCCCATTCAGGCGCACGCGTTGCAAGCTCAAATTGCCGAGCATTTACCGAGTGGGTGGTTTTATCGGCGGATCGCGTTACAAATCGCCGAACGAAGTCACGATGAGGGATTGCAGGTATCCCTGGCAGCTGCCAGCCAACGTCATGCGCAGCGATTGGTGTCGAACAATCGTTTGTTAGGTGGCGCCCAAATCATGGCCGTCATGGGCGGCCTCATGGCCATGGTTATGCTTTGGAGGCGATGGAAATGGGGCGGGGCTGTAGCTCTTCGCGTAGGAGAGGTGTCCTTCCCTCCACGGTGGACTGGCGGGAATGGAGTGGTGGTGTTGATTCGAGGCGGTGGTATCGCCAGTTTATTGATTATTAGTCTTTCGGTCACGGGTCTTGATCCCTCGGTACTCCAATTTCTTATTCCCATCTCCATTCATATACCCATTCTTGGGTTGGCCTACTACTATTTGTGGCAACCGAACGGATTGTCGCTTCGGCAAGCCGTGGGGTTAAAGATTGTCGAAGGAGGCTGGCTCCGGGTTACCTGGTTTGCGTTAACCCTCTTTACGCTTGGCGTCGGAGGGGGATGGGTGATTGGATTTTTTGCACAGAATTTTGAGACCTCTTTGCATTGGACGGATTGGTTCGATCCCACCATGATTCAAGGCACCGCCTGGGATCTCCTTCCTCCGCTGCTGTCGTATACGATTTTGGCCCCCTTGTTTGAGGAATTGGTCTTCCGGGGCGTGCTTTATAGCACCTTGCGTCGTTATTGGAATGCACCAATCGCGATGGTTGTAAGTGCGCTGATTTTTTCGTTAGCGCATGGGTATGGAACATTCGGGTTGATCACGATTTTTTGGAGTGGGTTGTTGTGGGCCTGGGCTTATGAAAAGACGGGAAGCATTTTGCCTGGCATGGTAGCCCATGCATTGAATAATTCCCTGGTCTGCGCAACGGTGTTGCTGCTCGTGCGACCAGGATGA
- a CDS encoding alanine--glyoxylate aminotransferase family protein — MPGFTQQYKDLSPSRRLLLGPGPSLVHPRVLRAMSTPLIGHLDPEFLVIMDEIQELLRWLFQTDNSFTIAVSGTGSAAMETAIVNLIEPGDRVIVGMNGIFGARIAQMVTRCGGTVVEIQADWGTPIPLDQIAHQLQAAGPIKAVAIVHAETSTGVWQPLDNLGALCHGHEALLIVDTVTSLGGLPVKVDEWDIDACYSATQKCLSCPPGLAPLTLSDRALHVIQNRNTPCQSWYLDCTLVADYWTKGKRTYHHTAPISMAYALREALRLIHEEGLDARFARHQRNSQALRAGLEALGFTLVPAPGHSLLTLTCVALPEWLDDKTIRSRLLHEFHIEVGGGLGPLAGKVWRIGLMGESSTFDSVVTLLAALEHLSSQANPSVQPGKAVSAALQKYNTWPR; from the coding sequence ATGCCTGGTTTTACCCAACAATACAAGGATTTATCCCCTTCCCGTCGCCTCTTGTTAGGCCCAGGCCCTAGCCTGGTCCACCCTCGGGTTTTGCGAGCCATGAGCACCCCCCTCATTGGGCACCTTGATCCTGAGTTTCTCGTGATTATGGATGAGATTCAGGAACTTCTCCGATGGCTTTTCCAAACAGACAATTCCTTTACCATTGCCGTTTCAGGAACGGGATCGGCTGCCATGGAAACAGCCATCGTCAATCTCATTGAACCCGGAGACCGCGTCATAGTGGGAATGAACGGCATCTTCGGCGCGCGGATTGCCCAAATGGTCACACGATGCGGGGGAACTGTCGTCGAAATTCAAGCCGATTGGGGCACACCCATTCCTCTTGACCAAATCGCCCATCAGCTTCAGGCTGCCGGTCCCATCAAGGCCGTAGCGATCGTCCATGCCGAAACTTCTACCGGCGTCTGGCAACCGCTAGACAATCTCGGCGCCCTCTGCCACGGCCACGAGGCCCTGTTGATTGTAGATACAGTCACGTCACTCGGAGGCCTTCCAGTGAAGGTAGATGAATGGGACATTGATGCCTGTTACTCGGCCACACAAAAATGCTTGAGTTGTCCACCAGGATTGGCCCCACTGACATTGAGTGATCGGGCATTGCACGTTATCCAAAACCGGAACACTCCCTGCCAAAGCTGGTATCTCGATTGCACCCTTGTCGCGGATTATTGGACCAAAGGGAAACGCACGTACCACCACACGGCACCCATTTCCATGGCCTACGCCCTGCGCGAAGCACTTCGGTTGATACATGAAGAAGGTCTCGACGCACGGTTTGCTCGTCATCAGCGAAATAGCCAAGCTCTTCGTGCAGGCTTAGAAGCCTTAGGATTTACCCTCGTTCCTGCCCCTGGCCACAGTCTTCTAACTTTAACTTGCGTCGCTCTTCCAGAGTGGCTGGATGACAAAACCATTCGCTCAAGGCTTCTTCACGAATTCCATATAGAAGTCGGCGGCGGGTTGGGGCCGCTCGCCGGCAAAGTATGGCGGATCGGCCTCATGGGTGAATCATCCACGTTTGACTCGGTCGTCACCCTCCTTGCGGCTTTGGAACATCTCTCGTCGCAAGCCAACCCGTCAGTGCAACCAGGCAAAGCCGTTAGTGCTGCGCTCCAAAAATATAATACGTGGCCTCGTTAA
- a CDS encoding NAD-dependent malic enzyme has protein sequence MIWNLFGRGKGPKPSQKDFGPYSNYRLAVRLELTQKPGVFAAVVNLLAEEGASIGAADIVSATKSKVVRDITFDAKNEEHGQKILEQLDRVEGVKVISASDRIFMMHLGGKIQVSSKFQIKTRNTLSMAYTPGVGRVCQAIAGDPALAYRFTSKSNSVAVITDGSAVLGLGNLGPQAALPVMEGKVMLFQQFAGIDAWPICLDTRDPEEIIRIVSAIAPSFGGINLEDISAPRCFEIERQLQNKLDIPVMHDDQHGTAVVVLAALHNALKVVGRRLEDITVVVNGLGAAGTACCQLLLAAGLQNLRGCDKQGYVLKGEGGALFNQRDVLPSLIHYDKPMGTLRDALQGADVFIGLSAGNIIQPGDLDLMAPDRIVFALANPEPEISPEAAHDHCRVYASGRSDYPNQSNNLLAFPGIFRGALDVQASTINEPMQLAAAGALADVIPPSTLSEEYIIPSVFNKQVVPAVAKAVALAAQNTGVARKTLQHLITE, from the coding sequence ATGATTTGGAATCTCTTTGGCAGAGGAAAGGGACCAAAACCGTCACAAAAGGATTTTGGACCTTATTCAAACTACCGATTAGCGGTAAGACTAGAACTCACCCAAAAACCTGGAGTCTTTGCCGCAGTCGTCAACTTGTTAGCTGAAGAGGGAGCCAGCATTGGAGCTGCCGACATTGTCTCCGCGACCAAGTCCAAAGTGGTACGAGACATTACCTTTGACGCCAAGAACGAAGAGCATGGACAGAAAATTTTAGAACAATTAGACCGTGTCGAAGGCGTGAAAGTCATTTCCGCTTCTGATCGAATTTTCATGATGCACCTAGGCGGAAAAATTCAGGTCAGCAGCAAGTTCCAAATCAAGACTCGCAATACGCTCTCCATGGCTTACACACCCGGTGTTGGACGCGTCTGCCAAGCCATTGCCGGCGATCCGGCTCTCGCCTATCGATTTACGAGCAAGAGCAATAGTGTGGCAGTCATCACGGATGGCTCTGCGGTATTGGGTTTGGGCAACCTTGGTCCACAAGCCGCGCTTCCGGTCATGGAAGGTAAGGTAATGTTGTTTCAGCAATTCGCAGGAATTGATGCCTGGCCTATTTGTTTAGACACCCGAGACCCTGAAGAAATCATCAGGATTGTCTCCGCCATTGCCCCAAGTTTCGGAGGAATTAACTTGGAGGATATTAGCGCCCCCCGCTGTTTTGAAATCGAACGACAACTACAAAACAAACTCGACATTCCAGTGATGCATGATGACCAACACGGAACCGCCGTGGTGGTTTTGGCTGCGCTTCATAATGCTCTTAAAGTGGTTGGACGTCGATTGGAGGATATCACGGTTGTCGTCAATGGACTTGGGGCCGCCGGGACGGCCTGCTGCCAATTACTTCTGGCAGCCGGCCTTCAGAACCTTCGCGGCTGCGACAAACAGGGATATGTATTGAAAGGGGAAGGAGGGGCATTATTCAATCAACGAGACGTTCTTCCTTCACTCATTCACTATGACAAACCCATGGGAACCTTGCGTGACGCGCTCCAAGGGGCGGACGTATTCATCGGGCTTTCCGCTGGGAATATTATACAGCCTGGAGATTTGGACCTCATGGCACCTGACCGAATTGTCTTTGCCCTGGCGAACCCGGAACCGGAAATTTCTCCAGAAGCGGCACATGACCATTGCCGAGTGTATGCGAGCGGACGGTCTGACTATCCGAACCAAAGTAATAACCTCCTCGCCTTTCCGGGTATTTTTCGTGGGGCATTGGATGTCCAGGCCTCGACAATCAATGAACCCATGCAATTGGCAGCGGCAGGGGCATTAGCCGATGTCATCCCCCCTTCCACCCTGAGCGAAGAGTACATCATTCCCAGCGTGTTTAATAAACAGGTCGTTCCAGCCGTTGCCAAAGCCGTGGCCTTGGCCGCACAAAATACCGGTGTCGCTCGGAAAACCCTTCAGCACCTGATAACGGAATAA
- the glnD gene encoding [protein-PII] uridylyltransferase — translation MESVTPSGQFDSVSHDEDLTLTQAVLQERRDGLAERLRNGASGSEVVAGFTDLVDSVLIARYQNVLRQHVNDSAVGMQQCCLVAVGGYGRRELSPYSDIDVMVLYHSGGETVVKTLSEQVLHHLWDLGFQVGHSVRSIQDCLVLAEEDLAVKTALMESRFLAGGASVYQEFQRRYARRVLGRRVDQFIREKVEERKREYAKFGETIYLLEPNIKKTKGGLRDLHLLQWVGMAKYQAPTLQDLANRGILAHPDYLALVEAREFLWKVRALLHVEAGRAQEILSFEEQVRLAKAFGFHDQPHLLAVEQFMQLYYRHTTGIYDRCVRFLDRAQEQPLWARVKGWWPQPLIHGYFSVSGTALSVPQDKLLDVLHDPGRLLDLFKVSQAKGLTIDGSVLEEIHRQMETVSDEVFQTPSVREAFREILSGPRLVGETLTLMHQARVLEKLVPAFGRVRGLMQFNQYHKYTVDEHSLLTVRLLERLGRQDGIFHDVYEKVHRKDILHLAALLHDIGKGLPEDHSEVGKGIARDMAVRLQFDQQEARTLEFLVHQHLLMANTAFRRDPYDDKVLLKFSRAVGTPALLRKLLMLTAADIAAVGPETLTKWKESLLLELYTRTLPEVSGGSESLDTTQDIKKVATEVCGLWESQDLTCQTIEATSLPDSRKSWVEEQLGKFPQRYLSGTPRHRMVAHLQALDQILTKSPLVESAYIDDLRVCEYTLIARDHLKPGIVMNVTGVLAAFGLHVLDAQIMTRSDGIVFDSFFVHDPDFDGPPTAVKRQKVEQAIIKVMCGEDTLEQLMQRSHRLSFDRPFPVSPKPAEVQIDNETSDQFTIIDVFADDRQGLLSVIARTVFELGLSIHGARIATKLDQVVDVFYVTGADGEKINDEEAREKIRETLRQAVDTFLQ, via the coding sequence ATGGAATCTGTCACACCATCTGGACAATTTGATTCTGTTTCTCATGACGAAGACTTAACCTTAACTCAAGCGGTACTCCAGGAGCGTCGTGATGGGTTGGCGGAACGATTGCGGAATGGGGCTTCAGGATCTGAAGTCGTCGCGGGCTTCACGGATTTGGTCGATTCGGTCCTGATTGCCAGATATCAAAATGTGCTTCGCCAACATGTCAATGACTCGGCTGTGGGGATGCAGCAATGTTGCCTCGTGGCGGTTGGCGGGTATGGACGACGGGAACTTTCACCCTATTCTGATATCGACGTCATGGTGCTTTATCATTCTGGTGGGGAGACGGTGGTGAAAACGTTATCCGAGCAGGTTTTGCACCATTTGTGGGACTTGGGGTTTCAAGTTGGACATAGTGTACGATCGATTCAAGACTGCCTGGTGTTAGCAGAAGAAGATCTTGCTGTGAAAACGGCCCTCATGGAGTCACGGTTTCTTGCTGGTGGAGCTTCAGTGTATCAAGAATTTCAGCGACGCTATGCGCGACGGGTGTTGGGTCGACGAGTTGATCAGTTTATTCGAGAGAAGGTAGAGGAACGAAAAAGAGAATATGCCAAATTTGGTGAGACAATCTATTTACTCGAACCCAACATCAAGAAAACCAAGGGAGGCTTGCGCGACCTACACTTGTTGCAATGGGTAGGGATGGCCAAGTATCAAGCCCCCACCTTACAGGACTTGGCGAACCGCGGTATTCTGGCTCACCCGGATTATTTGGCGCTGGTGGAAGCCCGAGAGTTCTTATGGAAGGTGCGGGCACTCTTGCATGTTGAAGCTGGCCGCGCGCAAGAAATCCTTTCATTTGAAGAGCAGGTTCGATTGGCGAAGGCCTTTGGATTTCACGATCAACCACATCTGTTGGCCGTAGAGCAGTTTATGCAGTTGTATTATCGCCATACCACCGGAATTTACGATCGTTGTGTCCGTTTTCTGGATCGCGCTCAAGAACAACCTCTGTGGGCCAGAGTTAAGGGGTGGTGGCCGCAGCCATTAATCCACGGGTATTTTTCGGTATCAGGAACGGCGCTGTCGGTTCCCCAAGATAAATTGCTCGATGTCCTACATGATCCAGGACGATTACTCGATCTGTTTAAAGTGTCTCAAGCGAAGGGTTTGACTATTGATGGTTCTGTCCTCGAAGAAATTCATCGACAAATGGAAACCGTGTCGGATGAAGTATTTCAAACTCCGTCCGTCCGTGAGGCCTTTCGGGAGATTCTCTCTGGACCTAGGTTGGTGGGGGAAACCTTAACGCTGATGCATCAGGCTCGCGTGCTAGAGAAATTGGTTCCGGCGTTCGGGCGTGTCCGCGGACTCATGCAATTCAATCAATACCACAAGTATACCGTGGATGAGCACAGCCTACTGACCGTACGTCTTTTAGAACGACTCGGTCGTCAAGATGGAATTTTTCACGATGTCTACGAAAAAGTTCATCGGAAAGATATTTTACATTTAGCCGCTTTGCTCCATGATATCGGCAAAGGTCTTCCCGAAGATCATAGTGAAGTGGGTAAAGGGATTGCGAGGGACATGGCAGTGCGATTGCAATTCGATCAACAGGAGGCTCGCACCTTAGAGTTTCTCGTGCATCAGCATCTGCTCATGGCCAATACCGCATTTCGCCGTGATCCCTATGATGATAAGGTACTGCTGAAATTCTCCAGAGCCGTGGGAACACCAGCCCTTTTGCGAAAGCTCCTCATGTTGACAGCTGCGGATATTGCGGCAGTGGGGCCTGAAACTTTGACCAAATGGAAAGAATCCCTCCTGCTTGAGTTGTATACGCGGACCCTCCCTGAAGTATCAGGGGGAAGTGAATCCTTAGACACGACGCAGGACATCAAAAAGGTTGCGACGGAGGTTTGTGGACTTTGGGAGTCACAGGACCTCACTTGTCAGACCATTGAAGCCACATCCCTGCCTGATTCCAGGAAATCTTGGGTAGAAGAGCAGTTAGGGAAATTCCCGCAACGGTATTTGTCTGGAACTCCACGCCATCGCATGGTGGCTCACCTTCAAGCCTTAGATCAGATTTTAACCAAGAGTCCCCTGGTTGAGTCGGCCTACATAGATGACTTGCGAGTCTGTGAATATACCTTGATTGCACGTGACCACCTGAAACCAGGAATTGTCATGAATGTGACAGGAGTCTTGGCTGCATTTGGTCTTCATGTGTTGGATGCGCAAATTATGACGAGAAGTGATGGCATCGTGTTCGACTCGTTTTTTGTTCATGATCCGGACTTTGACGGACCTCCTACAGCCGTGAAGCGACAGAAGGTGGAACAGGCCATCATTAAGGTCATGTGCGGAGAAGACACGCTTGAACAGTTAATGCAGCGAAGTCATCGTCTCTCTTTCGATCGACCCTTTCCTGTGTCCCCGAAACCCGCTGAGGTGCAAATTGATAATGAAACGTCTGACCAATTTACTATCATTGACGTGTTTGCCGATGATCGGCAGGGATTGCTGTCGGTCATTGCCCGGACGGTATTTGAATTAGGATTATCCATTCACGGTGCGAGAATCGCCACCAAACTTGATCAAGTCGTAGACGTCTTCTATGTCACGGGAGCCGATGGGGAAAAGATCAATGATGAGGAGGCACGCGAAAAGATCAGAGAAACATTGCGTCAGGCTGTCGATACGTTCCTTCAATAG
- a CDS encoding NAD+ synthase translates to MRTCRIAMVQMNPIVGDLNGNVQAMTGWLKAARQAQADIVVFPELVVTGYPPEDLVLRQSFLRDTQQALHQFVQHCRQITTVVGFVEERKTRSQKYRTSMVVPSGPRHIFNAAAVIQDRRVIARCQKTLLPDYGVFDESRYFESGREALVCRIGGIGVGVNICEDIWYADGPTRDQVNHGSAELIININASPFHKGKSATRERMLSRRARENGVMLSYTNMVGGQDEIVFDGNSILVNPQGQVIARAKAFEEDLLVADLQFPGTVPKYLAASTTTKKRVPVNFTIKNVVAKGHLGPAVKKPIMRQPLPKLNSVEEVYLALVTGVRDYVRKNGFSTVVIGISGGIDSALTAVIATDAIGAENVTGVFMPSKFTSRESREDSTKLMKALKCSFLTIPIGATWESYLKLLTPAFGRRPHDATEENLQARIRGTLLMALSNKFGHLVLTTGNKSEMSVGYATLYGDMAGGFAVIKDVPKMLVYELTRYRNRRAVDHLGRELIPLRIIERAPSAELKADQTDQDTLPSYDVLDRILEAYVEEDRSLEEIVKLGMKPKIVRQVMAMVDRSEYKRRQAPIGIKITPRALGKDRRMPLTNRYLKH, encoded by the coding sequence ATGAGAACTTGTCGAATAGCGATGGTCCAAATGAATCCCATTGTTGGGGATTTGAATGGAAATGTTCAAGCCATGACAGGATGGCTGAAGGCCGCGCGCCAGGCGCAAGCCGATATTGTGGTGTTTCCGGAATTGGTGGTTACCGGCTATCCACCAGAGGATTTGGTGCTTCGGCAGAGTTTTCTTCGGGATACTCAACAGGCCCTTCATCAATTCGTTCAGCACTGTCGTCAGATCACGACGGTGGTTGGGTTTGTGGAGGAACGGAAAACCAGGAGTCAAAAATACCGAACCTCCATGGTGGTTCCATCAGGCCCCCGGCACATTTTTAATGCCGCAGCCGTGATTCAAGATCGTCGGGTGATTGCCAGATGTCAAAAAACCTTGTTGCCTGATTACGGTGTCTTTGATGAAAGCCGGTACTTTGAATCTGGCCGTGAGGCCTTGGTGTGTAGGATTGGCGGAATCGGTGTGGGCGTGAACATTTGTGAAGATATTTGGTATGCGGATGGACCTACCCGTGATCAAGTGAACCATGGATCTGCGGAACTGATCATCAACATCAATGCTTCTCCTTTTCACAAAGGGAAGAGTGCGACGCGTGAACGAATGCTATCGCGTCGGGCTCGAGAAAATGGGGTCATGCTGAGTTACACCAACATGGTGGGTGGTCAGGATGAAATCGTGTTTGATGGGAATAGTATTCTCGTGAATCCTCAGGGGCAAGTTATTGCCCGAGCTAAAGCGTTTGAAGAAGATCTTCTTGTGGCAGATCTTCAGTTCCCTGGTACGGTTCCAAAATATCTGGCTGCGAGTACGACTACCAAGAAACGGGTGCCGGTCAATTTTACTATAAAGAATGTGGTGGCCAAGGGACACTTGGGTCCTGCGGTAAAGAAACCGATAATGCGCCAACCTCTTCCTAAATTGAATTCAGTAGAAGAAGTGTATCTGGCTCTGGTGACGGGTGTGCGGGATTATGTACGGAAGAATGGGTTTTCGACCGTGGTAATCGGAATCAGCGGTGGCATTGATTCGGCTCTCACGGCGGTTATTGCTACGGATGCTATTGGAGCGGAGAACGTCACTGGAGTGTTTATGCCCTCGAAATTTACGTCGAGGGAGAGTCGTGAAGATTCTACCAAGCTTATGAAAGCCTTGAAATGTTCCTTTTTGACCATCCCCATCGGAGCCACGTGGGAATCCTATTTGAAGCTGTTGACACCGGCTTTTGGGCGAAGGCCGCATGATGCAACCGAGGAAAATTTACAGGCCAGAATTCGAGGCACGTTGTTAATGGCCCTGTCGAATAAATTTGGTCATTTGGTGCTCACGACGGGAAATAAGAGTGAGATGAGTGTCGGGTATGCGACGTTGTACGGTGATATGGCTGGTGGGTTTGCTGTGATTAAGGACGTTCCGAAAATGCTAGTGTATGAGCTGACCCGGTATCGGAATCGTCGGGCGGTGGATCACCTTGGAAGGGAGTTGATACCTCTTCGGATTATCGAACGAGCTCCGTCGGCGGAGTTGAAAGCTGACCAAACCGATCAAGATACCTTGCCATCCTATGACGTTCTTGATCGAATATTAGAAGCCTATGTCGAAGAAGATCGGTCATTAGAAGAAATCGTGAAGTTAGGCATGAAACCTAAGATTGTTCGCCAGGTGATGGCCATGGTGGATCGAAGTGAATATAAACGGCGGCAGGCGCCTATTGGCATTAAGATTACACCGCGCGCCCTCGGCAAGGATCGGCGTATGCCTCTGACCAATCGATATCTCAAACATTAA
- a CDS encoding GAF and ANTAR domain-containing protein, with product MSPTKVTTTRPKKDVNAALRERTREVEVLHRISESISSTLDLESVLKHIVEVVVQVTKADSCLLYLVSANRDELVLRASKNPHPKLIGRTSLGLGEGITGWVAQEKVRVVIPRNASDDPRFRFFHNLPEDRYQAFVSLPIVTKGIVVGVINVQHKRTKRYQEAELALLSTIANQVGGAIENARLYEEMRRQALQLDTLSQVSETVASNRLIDDVLELIVTMTAEMMDSKICSLMLVDEPSGELRIAATQSLSEAYRRKRSLKIGQSISGAVVKEQRPIYVPDVTKEDEFYYRDLARREGLCSLLSVPMMIKDKVIGVLNVYTSKVHVFQTEEVKIIQAIANQSAVAIEHTRLMEKSFEMQEALTVRKLVERAKGHLMHSRKMTESEAFRLIQRQSMNLRKSMREIAEAIILAGELEGRSDR from the coding sequence ATGAGTCCAACCAAAGTGACCACCACACGCCCCAAAAAAGATGTCAATGCGGCCTTGCGCGAACGAACCCGCGAGGTTGAAGTCCTGCACCGCATCAGCGAATCCATTAGCAGTACGCTAGACTTGGAGTCGGTGCTCAAGCATATTGTGGAAGTGGTGGTCCAGGTCACCAAAGCGGATTCATGTTTATTGTACTTGGTGTCTGCAAATCGTGATGAACTGGTGCTTCGGGCGTCGAAAAATCCACATCCGAAACTGATTGGACGAACGTCTCTCGGACTTGGAGAGGGCATCACGGGTTGGGTAGCGCAAGAAAAAGTTCGAGTGGTCATTCCACGCAATGCCAGTGACGACCCCAGGTTTCGGTTTTTCCATAATTTGCCAGAAGATCGTTATCAGGCCTTTGTTTCGCTTCCTATCGTCACGAAAGGGATTGTCGTCGGGGTCATCAATGTCCAGCATAAACGTACCAAACGGTATCAAGAGGCAGAATTGGCCTTGCTCTCCACGATTGCCAATCAAGTGGGAGGAGCGATTGAGAATGCTCGGTTGTATGAAGAAATGCGACGGCAGGCGTTACAGTTGGACACGCTGTCGCAAGTTTCTGAAACCGTGGCATCCAATCGACTGATTGATGATGTCCTGGAATTAATCGTCACCATGACCGCGGAAATGATGGATTCAAAAATTTGTTCACTCATGTTGGTGGATGAACCAAGCGGGGAGCTTCGTATTGCCGCCACTCAAAGCCTTAGTGAAGCTTACCGGCGAAAGCGCTCACTGAAAATTGGACAAAGCATTAGTGGTGCCGTGGTCAAGGAACAACGGCCTATTTATGTGCCGGACGTGACGAAAGAAGATGAATTTTATTATCGAGATTTGGCTAGACGAGAAGGGCTGTGTTCTTTGTTGTCTGTGCCCATGATGATAAAAGATAAGGTCATTGGCGTACTCAACGTCTACACCTCGAAAGTGCATGTGTTTCAGACCGAGGAGGTGAAGATCATTCAAGCAATTGCCAACCAATCGGCCGTGGCGATCGAGCATACGCGGTTAATGGAAAAATCGTTTGAAATGCAAGAAGCCCTGACGGTTCGTAAATTAGTAGAACGAGCCAAGGGCCACCTGATGCACTCACGAAAAATGACGGAAAGCGAAGCCTTTCGTTTGATTCAGCGGCAAAGTATGAATTTGCGCAAATCAATGCGAGAGATTGCCGAAGCTATAATTTTGGCAGGAGAGTTAGAAGGACGATCCGATCGGTAA